The following coding sequences lie in one Erwinia amylovora genomic window:
- the udp gene encoding uridine phosphorylase, translating to MAHSDVFHLGLTQADLQGATLAIVPGDPERVKKIAALMDNPVYLASHREFTSWRGEIAGKAVVVCSTGIGGPSTSIAVEELAQLGVRTFLRVGTTGAIQPHIKVGDVLVTTGSVRLDGASLHFAPLEFPAVADFTCTTALVDAAKAQGARMHIGITASSDTFYPGQERYDTFSGRVVSRFQNSMQEWQQMGVLNYEMESATLLTMCASQGLRAGMVAGVIVNRTQQEIPEAQTLQRTENDAVKIVVEAARRLLK from the coding sequence ATGGCACATTCTGACGTTTTCCATCTCGGCCTGACTCAAGCCGATCTTCAGGGCGCTACTCTGGCCATTGTGCCCGGTGACCCGGAGCGGGTGAAGAAAATTGCCGCCCTGATGGATAATCCGGTTTATCTGGCCTCGCACCGTGAATTTACCAGCTGGCGTGGTGAGATCGCAGGTAAAGCCGTTGTAGTTTGCTCAACCGGAATTGGGGGGCCTTCCACCTCCATCGCCGTGGAAGAACTGGCGCAGCTGGGCGTGCGCACCTTTCTGCGCGTCGGGACTACCGGCGCTATCCAGCCGCACATCAAGGTGGGTGATGTGCTGGTCACCACCGGTTCAGTAAGGCTGGACGGTGCCAGCCTGCACTTTGCGCCGCTGGAATTTCCGGCGGTGGCGGACTTTACCTGTACTACCGCGCTGGTGGATGCAGCAAAAGCGCAGGGCGCGAGAATGCATATCGGCATCACGGCGTCCTCCGATACCTTTTACCCTGGCCAGGAGCGCTATGACACCTTCTCTGGCCGGGTGGTCAGTCGCTTCCAGAATTCAATGCAGGAATGGCAACAGATGGGCGTGCTGAACTATGAAATGGAGTCGGCAACGCTGCTGACTATGTGTGCCAGCCAGGGGTTGCGTGCCGGCATGGTGGCCGGGGTGATCGTTAACCGCACCCAGCAGGAGATCCCCGAGGCACAAACCCTGCAAAGAACCGAGAATGATGCGGTGAAAATTGTGGTTGAAGCTGCCCGCCGTCTGCTGAAATGA
- the ubiE gene encoding bifunctional demethylmenaquinone methyltransferase/2-methoxy-6-polyprenyl-1,4-benzoquinol methylase UbiE, with the protein MADESKDTTHFGYRTVAKDEKADMVADVFHSVAAKYDLMNDLMSFGIHRIWKRFTIDCSGVRRGQRVLDLAGGTGDLTAKFSRLVGETGEVVLADINSSMLKVGREKLRNRGIIGNVSYVQANAEALPFPDNYFDCISIAFGLRNVTDKDKALASMFRVLKPGGRLLVLEFSKPQFEPLNKAYDAYSFHILPRIGEIVAKDAGSYRYLAESIRMHPDQETLKQMMTDVGFENTTYHNLTGGIVALHRGFKF; encoded by the coding sequence ATGGCAGATGAATCAAAGGACACTACCCACTTCGGCTATCGCACCGTAGCGAAAGATGAAAAAGCCGATATGGTTGCTGATGTTTTCCATTCGGTTGCGGCTAAATATGACCTGATGAACGATCTGATGTCATTTGGTATTCACCGCATCTGGAAGCGTTTTACCATCGACTGCAGCGGCGTGCGTCGCGGGCAGCGCGTGCTCGACCTTGCCGGCGGTACGGGTGACCTCACGGCGAAGTTCTCGCGTCTGGTCGGGGAAACCGGTGAAGTGGTGCTGGCGGACATTAACAGTTCGATGCTGAAAGTGGGCCGTGAAAAGCTGCGCAACAGAGGCATTATCGGCAACGTCAGCTATGTACAGGCGAATGCAGAAGCCCTGCCGTTCCCGGATAACTACTTCGACTGTATCAGCATCGCTTTTGGGCTGCGTAACGTTACCGATAAAGATAAAGCGCTGGCGTCGATGTTTCGGGTGCTTAAACCAGGTGGCCGTTTGCTGGTGCTGGAGTTCTCTAAACCGCAGTTCGAGCCGCTGAACAAGGCCTACGACGCCTACTCTTTCCACATCCTGCCGCGAATTGGTGAAATAGTGGCAAAAGACGCCGGCAGCTATCGCTATCTGGCAGAATCCATTCGTATGCATCCCGATCAGGAAACCCTGAAGCAGATGATGACGGATGTCGGCTTTGAAAACACCACGTATCATAATCTGACGGGCGGCATTGTTGCTTTGCACCGTGGATTTAAGTTTTAA
- the metR gene encoding HTH-type transcriptional regulator MetR, which produces MIELKHLRTLQALQNTGSLAAAAAQLHQTQSALSHQFSDLEQRLGFRLFVRKSQPLRFTPQGEVLLQLAEQVLPQIQQALQACHEPHQTTLRIAIECHSCIQWLTPALNEFRQSWPQVVMDFKSGVTFDPQPALQQGELDVVLTSDILPRSGLFYSPMFDFEVRLVLAPNHPLAQKTVISPQDLASEVLMIYPVQRQRLDIWRHFLQPAGVSPALKSVDNTLLLIQMVSAGMGIAALPHWVVESFEHQGLVVTKALGDGLWSRLYAAVRDGEQRQPVIEAFTRSARQHACEHLPRVRDASRPGTPLPSAYNV; this is translated from the coding sequence ATGATCGAACTCAAACACCTGCGAACGCTTCAGGCTCTGCAAAATACCGGCTCGCTGGCCGCCGCTGCCGCCCAGCTTCACCAAACACAGTCGGCGTTGTCACACCAGTTCAGTGACCTGGAACAACGTCTTGGTTTCCGACTGTTTGTGCGTAAAAGCCAGCCGCTGCGCTTCACGCCGCAAGGCGAAGTTCTGCTACAGCTGGCTGAGCAGGTATTGCCGCAGATACAGCAGGCGTTACAGGCCTGCCACGAACCGCATCAAACCACGCTGCGTATCGCCATTGAATGCCACAGCTGTATTCAGTGGCTGACCCCGGCGCTTAACGAATTCCGCCAAAGCTGGCCTCAGGTGGTGATGGATTTTAAATCCGGCGTCACCTTTGACCCGCAGCCGGCTCTGCAACAGGGCGAGCTGGATGTGGTGCTGACATCCGATATTCTGCCGCGCAGCGGACTGTTTTATTCGCCGATGTTCGATTTTGAAGTACGCCTGGTATTGGCTCCCAACCATCCACTGGCGCAAAAGACGGTTATCTCACCCCAGGATCTCGCCAGCGAAGTGCTGATGATCTACCCGGTGCAGCGTCAGCGCCTGGATATCTGGCGTCATTTCCTGCAACCCGCGGGCGTCAGTCCGGCGCTGAAAAGCGTGGATAATACGCTGCTGTTGATTCAGATGGTTTCAGCCGGCATGGGTATCGCTGCCCTGCCGCACTGGGTGGTAGAGAGCTTTGAGCACCAGGGACTGGTGGTCACTAAAGCGCTGGGCGATGGCCTGTGGAGCCGGCTGTATGCCGCAGTGCGCGACGGTGAACAGCGTCAGCCTGTGATTGAGGCGTTTACCCGTTCCGCGCGTCAGCACGCCTGTGAACATTTACCACGGGTACGCGATGCATCACGTCCCGGAACGCCACTCCCTTCTGCTTACAACGTCTGA
- a CDS encoding DUF1456 family protein — MTNNDVLRSVRYMLNLSDAQVVSILARAESEVTEAEVHSLLKKEDEPGYRPCPDVIMGYFLNGLIFERRGKSEDAPAPSIERKMTNNIMMKKLRVAFDLKTTDIIELLKSADFAVGQSEIGAIFRKPGHKNYRECGDQILRNFLKGLTMKIRPAKK, encoded by the coding sequence ATGACCAATAATGACGTCCTGCGCAGCGTGCGATACATGCTGAATTTAAGCGATGCTCAAGTTGTAAGCATTCTGGCGCGGGCAGAGAGCGAAGTCACCGAAGCCGAAGTGCACAGCTTGCTGAAAAAAGAAGATGAGCCAGGCTATCGCCCCTGCCCCGATGTCATCATGGGTTACTTTCTTAATGGCCTGATTTTTGAACGCCGTGGCAAAAGCGAAGACGCACCAGCCCCTTCCATCGAGCGAAAGATGACTAACAACATCATGATGAAGAAGCTGCGTGTGGCGTTCGACCTGAAAACGACCGACATCATCGAACTGTTAAAAAGTGCTGATTTTGCGGTGGGTCAGTCGGAGATTGGGGCGATCTTCCGCAAACCGGGGCACAAGAACTATCGCGAATGCGGCGATCAGATCCTGCGTAATTTCCTTAAAGGTTTGACGATGAAAATCCGCCCGGCAAAAAAATAA
- the ubiJ gene encoding ubiquinone biosynthesis protein UbiJ yields MTLMPLLTASLETALNHVLYRDRGLKLARQRLSGRSLAIVLAELKQPVTIIFSEQRVDVIGHWSDTPDCTVKTRVVTLPKLRDRQQLTTLIRSGELEVEGDLQVVQQFSALLDLAELDPAEYLSPWVGDIAAQGMTRFFLGGFNAVRRDVQRKQGYLAQTLTEEWRQAPGPLELASFAEEVDALTRSLNALDARIHRLEEK; encoded by the coding sequence ATGACATTAATGCCGCTGTTAACTGCCAGTCTCGAGACCGCGCTTAACCATGTTTTATATCGCGACCGTGGCCTGAAGTTGGCTCGTCAGCGTCTCAGCGGGCGCAGTCTGGCGATTGTCCTGGCCGAGCTGAAGCAGCCAGTCACGATTATTTTCAGCGAACAGCGGGTGGATGTGATTGGTCACTGGAGTGATACGCCCGACTGTACGGTGAAAACCCGTGTTGTCACGCTGCCAAAACTTCGCGATCGTCAGCAGCTGACTACGCTTATCCGCAGCGGTGAGCTGGAAGTAGAAGGCGACCTGCAAGTGGTGCAGCAATTCTCAGCTTTGCTGGATTTAGCTGAACTGGACCCGGCAGAGTACCTGTCTCCGTGGGTGGGTGACATTGCTGCGCAGGGCATGACCCGGTTCTTCCTTGGTGGCTTTAATGCCGTGCGGCGGGATGTGCAACGTAAGCAGGGTTATCTGGCGCAAACGCTGACCGAGGAGTGGCGCCAGGCTCCGGGGCCGCTTGAGCTGGCATCGTTCGCAGAAGAAGTTGATGCATTGACGCGTTCGTTAAATGCCCTTGATGCCCGTATTCATCGTCTGGAGGAAAAATGA
- the rmuC gene encoding DNA recombination protein RmuC: MDVTIIYGAGFALAGILAGWLLALLRSQQQLAQGETERQLLMQSAEQAQHERQRLQQQLDGQLLLQKQNEQEQRQLHGSLAAAEEKLHHLEHWRSETQQLTRELRTQLEINSAQEAELREVTIRLEETRMAAEEKQRLLVNSEQRLNAQFENLANRIFENSGRRVDEQNRQSLHGLITPLREQLEGFRRQVQDGFGQEARERHTLAHEIRNLQQLNARMAQEAINLTKALKGDNKTQGNWGEVVLSRVLEASGLREGHEYETQVNIQLEQNGRMQPDVIVRLPQGKDVVIDAKMTLVAYERYFNGENEAQREAAVSEHIAAVRGHLRQLSRKDYQQLPGLRSLDYVLMFIPVEPAFLLAIDRQPELVNEALNQNIMLVSPTTLLVALRTINNLWRYEHQSRHAQRIADRAARLYDKMRLFVDDMSAIGQSLDKAQGSYRQAMKKLSEGRGNLIAQSEGFRQMGVEIKRPIDPRLVAQALPEEAEEAQDDAC; this comes from the coding sequence GTGGATGTTACAATCATTTACGGCGCGGGCTTTGCTCTGGCCGGGATACTGGCAGGCTGGCTGCTTGCCTTGCTACGCAGTCAGCAGCAGCTGGCGCAAGGCGAAACAGAACGGCAGCTGCTGATGCAGTCGGCGGAACAGGCGCAGCATGAACGCCAGCGTTTGCAGCAGCAGCTTGATGGCCAGCTGCTGCTGCAAAAACAGAATGAGCAGGAGCAGCGCCAGCTGCATGGCTCCCTGGCGGCGGCCGAGGAAAAACTCCACCACCTTGAACACTGGCGCAGTGAAACCCAGCAGCTGACGCGTGAGCTGCGCACGCAGCTGGAGATTAACAGCGCTCAGGAGGCGGAGCTGCGAGAAGTCACCATCCGGCTGGAGGAAACGCGCATGGCCGCCGAGGAAAAACAGCGGCTGCTGGTGAACAGCGAACAACGCCTGAATGCCCAGTTTGAAAATCTGGCGAATCGCATCTTCGAAAATAGCGGACGCCGGGTCGATGAACAAAACCGCCAAAGCCTGCATGGCCTGATCACCCCCTTACGCGAACAGCTTGAGGGGTTCCGCCGTCAGGTACAGGACGGGTTCGGTCAGGAAGCGCGTGAACGCCATACGCTCGCCCACGAAATTCGCAACCTGCAGCAGCTCAATGCCCGGATGGCCCAGGAAGCGATTAACCTGACAAAAGCGCTGAAAGGTGACAACAAAACTCAGGGTAACTGGGGGGAAGTGGTTCTCAGCCGGGTTCTGGAAGCATCCGGTCTGCGTGAAGGGCACGAGTACGAAACCCAGGTCAACATTCAGCTGGAGCAGAATGGACGCATGCAGCCCGACGTCATCGTCCGTTTACCGCAGGGCAAGGATGTGGTTATTGATGCGAAGATGACGCTGGTCGCCTATGAGCGCTACTTTAACGGCGAAAACGAAGCGCAGCGTGAGGCGGCGGTCAGCGAGCATATCGCTGCTGTTCGCGGACACTTACGCCAACTAAGCCGAAAAGATTATCAACAATTGCCGGGTTTACGCTCGCTGGATTATGTGTTGATGTTTATTCCGGTGGAGCCAGCCTTCCTGCTGGCTATCGACAGGCAGCCTGAACTGGTCAACGAAGCGCTGAACCAAAATATCATGCTGGTCAGCCCGACTACGCTGCTGGTGGCGCTGCGTACCATCAACAACCTGTGGCGTTATGAACATCAGAGCCGTCATGCGCAGCGTATTGCTGACCGTGCTGCCCGCCTGTATGACAAAATGCGTCTGTTTGTCGATGATATGAGCGCCATCGGACAAAGCCTTGATAAGGCTCAGGGCAGCTACCGTCAGGCAATGAAAAAACTGTCGGAAGGGCGCGGCAACCTGATTGCCCAAAGTGAAGGTTTTCGCCAGATGGGCGTGGAGATAAAACGGCCGATTGACCCACGGCTGGTGGCACAGGCTCTGCCGGAAGAAGCCGAAGAAGCGCAGGACGATGCGTGTTAG
- a CDS encoding dienelactone hydrolase family protein gives MKPENNMTQELSNKGFAPAVVPAAASTMITDSADILCGETSIPTQGENMPAFHAKPRHAQGPLPVVMVVQEIFGVHEHIRDICRRLALEGYLAVAPELYFRQGEPADYTDIPTLVKQLVSQIPDSQVLADLDHVANWTSRHGGDIRRLAVTGFCWGGRITWLYAAHNPQLKAAVAWYGKLVGDKTMKQPKQPVDIAVDLDAPVLGLYGGKDDGIPPDSVETMRHALRAANANAEIIVYPDAGHAFNADYRPSYEAGSAKDGWQRMLAWFRQYGVTPAA, from the coding sequence ATGAAACCCGAAAATAACATGACGCAAGAATTGAGCAACAAAGGCTTCGCGCCAGCGGTCGTTCCTGCCGCTGCCAGCACGATGATTACCGACAGCGCCGACATTCTCTGTGGTGAGACCTCCATCCCAACTCAGGGCGAAAATATGCCCGCGTTCCACGCCAAACCACGCCATGCGCAAGGCCCTTTGCCGGTAGTAATGGTGGTGCAGGAAATTTTTGGCGTTCACGAACATATTCGTGATATCTGCCGTCGACTGGCGCTGGAAGGTTACCTGGCGGTCGCACCCGAACTCTATTTTCGTCAGGGCGAGCCTGCTGATTACACCGATATTCCTACGTTGGTCAAACAGCTGGTCAGTCAAATCCCAGACAGTCAGGTGCTGGCCGACCTCGATCATGTGGCGAACTGGACTTCACGCCACGGCGGCGATATACGGCGTTTGGCAGTGACCGGTTTTTGCTGGGGTGGGCGCATTACCTGGCTTTATGCCGCGCATAACCCGCAGCTGAAAGCCGCCGTTGCCTGGTATGGCAAGCTGGTGGGAGATAAGACGATGAAGCAGCCAAAACAGCCGGTGGATATTGCGGTGGATCTGGATGCGCCAGTTTTGGGGCTTTACGGCGGTAAGGATGATGGCATTCCGCCCGACAGTGTCGAAACCATGCGTCATGCACTGCGTGCCGCCAATGCCAACGCCGAGATTATTGTCTATCCCGATGCCGGGCATGCGTTCAATGCTGACTATCGCCCAAGCTATGAGGCCGGCTCCGCTAAGGACGGCTGGCAGCGAATGCTGGCATGGTTCAGGCAGTATGGCGTGACGCCGGCAGCATAA
- the ubiB gene encoding ubiquinone biosynthesis regulatory protein kinase UbiB, translated as MTYGELRRLYLIIRVFLSYGLDELIPKTRLALPLLLWRKCLFWMPNIHKDQPLGARLRLALEQLGPVWIKFGQMMSTRRDLFPPHIADQLAMLQDKVPPFDGAQALKLIEQSLGASIDSQFDNFDIVPLASASIAQVHTATLKENGREVVIKVIRPDILPVIKADMKLIYRLARWVPRLLPDGRRLRPQEVVADYEKTLLDELNLLREAANAIQLRRNFDQSRMLYVPEIYSDYCSENMLVMERIYGIPISDMATLEQHGVNMKLLAERGVQVFFTQVFRDSFFHADMHPGNIFVSYEHPEDPQYIGIDCGIVGSLNKEDKRYLAENFIAFFNRDYRKVAELHVDSGWVPADTNVEDFEFAIRTVCEPIFEKPLAEISFGHVLLNLFNTARRFNMEVQPQLVLLQKTLLYVEGVGRQLYPQLDLWKTAKPFLENWIKDQIGIPAIVRALKEKAPYWAEKLPELPELFYDSLRQHKHLQHSVDRLTTDLKGERVRQHQSHYLFGIGATLLLSGTAVLLSRPAWDMLSAGMMAAGLVAWLVGWRRTS; from the coding sequence ATGACCTACGGTGAACTGCGCCGTCTGTATCTGATTATCCGCGTGTTTCTTAGTTACGGCCTTGACGAACTCATCCCTAAAACGCGCCTGGCCCTTCCTCTGTTACTCTGGCGCAAGTGCCTGTTCTGGATGCCAAACATTCATAAAGATCAACCCCTGGGTGCACGTCTGCGCCTGGCGCTGGAACAGTTGGGACCGGTTTGGATTAAGTTTGGTCAGATGATGTCTACCCGTCGCGATCTGTTCCCGCCCCATATAGCCGATCAGCTGGCCATGCTGCAGGACAAGGTTCCTCCTTTTGATGGGGCACAGGCGCTGAAGCTCATTGAGCAATCGTTAGGTGCCTCCATTGACAGCCAGTTTGACAACTTTGATATCGTTCCGCTGGCGTCAGCATCCATCGCTCAGGTGCATACGGCAACGTTGAAAGAGAACGGCCGCGAAGTGGTGATAAAAGTGATCCGGCCCGATATTTTGCCGGTGATCAAAGCCGATATGAAGCTGATCTACCGCCTGGCGCGCTGGGTCCCGCGTTTGCTGCCTGATGGCCGCCGTTTGCGTCCGCAGGAAGTGGTTGCTGACTATGAAAAAACGCTGCTTGATGAGCTAAATTTGCTGCGCGAGGCCGCCAATGCTATTCAATTACGGCGTAACTTTGATCAAAGCAGAATGCTGTATGTGCCGGAAATTTACTCGGACTATTGCAGTGAAAACATGCTGGTGATGGAGCGAATTTACGGTATTCCCATCTCTGATATGGCAACGCTGGAACAGCACGGTGTCAACATGAAACTGCTGGCCGAACGTGGCGTGCAGGTGTTCTTTACCCAGGTATTCCGCGACAGCTTCTTTCATGCGGATATGCATCCTGGCAATATCTTTGTCAGCTACGAGCACCCGGAAGATCCGCAGTATATCGGGATTGACTGCGGCATTGTCGGTTCGTTGAACAAGGAAGACAAACGCTATCTGGCAGAAAACTTCATTGCTTTCTTCAACCGCGATTATCGCAAGGTTGCAGAACTGCATGTGGATTCGGGCTGGGTTCCGGCAGATACCAATGTGGAAGATTTCGAGTTTGCCATCCGTACCGTGTGCGAACCTATTTTCGAGAAACCCCTGGCAGAAATTTCCTTCGGCCACGTGCTGTTAAATCTGTTTAATACCGCACGTCGCTTTAACATGGAAGTTCAGCCGCAACTGGTTCTGTTACAGAAAACGTTACTGTATGTAGAAGGGGTTGGCCGCCAGCTTTATCCGCAGCTGGACTTGTGGAAGACCGCCAAGCCGTTTCTTGAAAACTGGATCAAAGATCAGATTGGTATTCCGGCCATCGTGCGTGCGTTAAAAGAGAAAGCGCCGTACTGGGCCGAGAAACTGCCGGAGTTGCCGGAGCTGTTCTATGACAGTCTGCGCCAACACAAGCATTTACAGCATAGCGTTGACCGACTGACGACAGACCTGAAGGGGGAACGCGTCAGGCAACATCAGTCGCATTATTTATTTGGCATTGGTGCCACTCTGCTACTGAGCGGCACCGCGGTTCTGCTGTCGCGACCGGCCTGGGACATGCTTTCTGCCGGGATGATGGCCGCAGGCCTGGTGGCCTGGCTGGTTGGCTGGCGCAGGACAAGCTGA
- the metE gene encoding 5-methyltetrahydropteroyltriglutamate--homocysteine S-methyltransferase — MTILNHTLGFPRVGLQRELKKAQESYWAGNSTQEELLAVGRELRARHWQQQKDAGVDLLPVGDFAWYDHVLTTSLLLGNVPARHQNKDGSVDLDTLFRLGRGRAPSGEPAAAAEMTKWFNTNYHYMVPEFVQGQQFKLTWTQLLNEVDEALALGHKVKPVLLGPVTYLWLGKVKGDQFDRLNLLQDILPVYQQVLAELAKRDVEWVQIDEPALALELPAEWLAAFKPAYDALQGQTKLLLTTYFDSIGQNLETISALPVQGLHVDLVHGKDDIALLNSKVPADWLLSVGVINGRNVWRADLSSWFERLQPLVAQRKQLWIGSSCSLLHSPIDLSVETRLDEEVKSWFAFALQKCSELSLLSNALNNNDPASLEAWSAPIRARQHSTRVHNAAVGQRLAAISPQDSLRKNSYQVRAEAQRQRFQLPAWPTTTIGSFPQTTEIRGLRLDFKQGRLDGTRYRTGIAGHIKQAIVEQERLGLDVLVHGEAERNDMVEYFGEHLDGFIFTQNGWVQSYGSRCVKPPVIIGDVSRPEAITVEWAKYAQSLTDKPVKGMLTGPVTILCWSFPREDVSRETIAKQIALALRDEVEDLEKAGIGIIQIDEPALREGLPLHQSDWAAYLTWAVDAFRLNAAVAQDDTQIHTHMCYCEFNDIMDSIAALDADVITIETSRSDMELLESFEEFEYPNEIGPGVYDIHSPNVPSVEWMEALLLKAAQRIPTERLWVNPDCGLKTRGWPETRQALANMVKAAQNLRNAQKA; from the coding sequence ATGACTATTCTGAACCATACTCTCGGCTTCCCCCGTGTCGGCCTGCAGCGCGAACTGAAGAAAGCGCAGGAAAGCTACTGGGCGGGTAACAGCACCCAGGAAGAATTGCTGGCAGTTGGACGTGAGCTGCGCGCCCGCCACTGGCAGCAGCAGAAAGACGCTGGCGTGGATCTGCTGCCGGTAGGTGATTTTGCCTGGTACGACCACGTACTGACCACCAGCCTGCTGCTGGGTAACGTGCCGGCACGTCACCAGAATAAAGATGGTTCAGTTGACCTCGATACCCTGTTTCGCCTGGGCCGTGGCCGTGCACCGAGCGGTGAACCCGCCGCTGCAGCAGAAATGACCAAATGGTTTAACACCAACTATCACTACATGGTGCCGGAGTTTGTGCAGGGCCAGCAGTTCAAACTGACCTGGACTCAGCTGCTGAATGAAGTCGACGAAGCGCTGGCGCTGGGTCATAAAGTGAAACCTGTGCTACTTGGCCCGGTGACCTATCTGTGGCTGGGCAAAGTGAAGGGCGACCAGTTCGATCGCCTTAACCTGTTGCAAGATATTCTGCCGGTGTACCAGCAGGTGCTGGCGGAACTGGCTAAGCGCGATGTCGAATGGGTGCAGATTGATGAGCCGGCGCTGGCGCTGGAACTGCCCGCCGAGTGGCTGGCTGCCTTTAAGCCCGCTTATGACGCGCTTCAGGGGCAAACCAAACTGCTGCTGACCACCTATTTCGACAGCATTGGCCAGAACCTTGAAACCATCAGCGCGCTGCCGGTTCAGGGGCTGCATGTTGATCTGGTGCACGGTAAAGACGACATCGCCCTGCTGAACAGCAAAGTACCGGCAGACTGGCTGCTGTCCGTTGGTGTGATTAACGGCCGTAACGTCTGGCGTGCGGATCTCAGTAGCTGGTTTGAACGCCTGCAGCCGCTGGTTGCACAGCGCAAACAGCTATGGATTGGCTCCTCCTGCTCACTGCTGCACAGCCCGATCGACCTGAGCGTGGAAACCCGCCTGGACGAAGAAGTGAAAAGCTGGTTTGCCTTTGCCCTACAGAAGTGCTCCGAGCTGTCACTGTTAAGCAATGCGCTGAACAACAATGACCCGGCTTCACTGGAAGCATGGAGTGCGCCAATTCGCGCCCGTCAGCACTCTACTCGCGTGCACAATGCCGCCGTCGGCCAGCGTCTGGCAGCGATTTCACCGCAGGACAGCTTGCGTAAGAACAGCTATCAGGTACGTGCTGAAGCCCAGCGTCAGCGCTTCCAGCTGCCGGCGTGGCCAACCACGACCATCGGTTCATTCCCGCAAACCACGGAAATTCGCGGGCTGCGACTCGACTTCAAACAGGGCCGTCTGGACGGCACCCGCTACCGCACCGGCATCGCCGGGCACATTAAGCAGGCTATCGTTGAGCAGGAGCGCTTAGGGCTGGACGTGCTGGTGCACGGCGAAGCGGAGCGTAACGACATGGTGGAATACTTCGGCGAACACCTTGACGGCTTCATTTTCACGCAGAATGGCTGGGTGCAGAGCTACGGTTCACGCTGCGTGAAGCCGCCGGTTATCATCGGTGATGTCAGCCGCCCGGAAGCGATTACCGTAGAATGGGCAAAATATGCTCAGTCACTGACTGACAAGCCGGTAAAAGGCATGCTGACCGGTCCGGTAACTATCCTGTGTTGGTCATTCCCGCGTGAAGATGTTTCGCGTGAAACTATCGCCAAACAGATTGCGCTGGCGCTGCGTGATGAAGTTGAAGATCTGGAAAAAGCGGGCATTGGTATCATTCAGATTGATGAGCCTGCACTGCGCGAAGGGCTGCCGCTGCATCAGTCCGACTGGGCGGCTTATCTGACGTGGGCGGTCGATGCCTTCCGTCTGAACGCCGCCGTGGCACAGGACGACACCCAGATCCATACCCACATGTGTTACTGCGAGTTCAACGACATCATGGATTCGATTGCCGCGCTGGATGCGGATGTGATCACCATCGAAACCTCACGTTCTGATATGGAACTGCTGGAGTCGTTTGAAGAGTTCGAGTATCCAAATGAAATCGGTCCGGGCGTTTACGATATCCACTCGCCAAACGTGCCAAGCGTAGAGTGGATGGAAGCGCTGCTGCTTAAAGCGGCACAGCGCATCCCTACTGAACGTCTGTGGGTGAACCCGGACTGCGGACTGAAAACCCGTGGCTGGCCGGAAACTCGCCAGGCGCTGGCAAACATGGTTAAAGCGGCGCAAAACTTGCGAAATGCACAAAAAGCTTAA